The Streptomyces camelliae genome window below encodes:
- a CDS encoding NADP-dependent isocitrate dehydrogenase, with amino-acid sequence MTDSTIIYTYTDEAPALATHSFLPVIQAYASQAGVPVTTRDISLAGRIIAHFPEYLNEDQRIPDALAELGDLAKTPEANIVKLPNISASIPQLRAAVAELQGKGYALPDYPDDPKTDEEREIRARYDKVKGSAVNPVLREGNSDRRAPASVKNYAKTHPHRMGAWSSDSKTEVATMGVDDFRSTEKSVVISEAGALRIELKGDDGSTTVLRESVPVLEGEVVDASVLRVAALREFLTAQVARAKQEGVLFSVHLKATMMKVSDPIIFGHVVRSFFPKTFAKYGETFAAAGLTPNDGLGGILKGIEALPEGAEIKASFDAELAEGPALAMVDSDKGITNLHVPSDVIVDASMPAMIRTSGHMWGPDGQEADTLAVLPDSSYAGVYQAVIEDCRAHGAYDPSTMGSVPNVGLMAQKAEEYGSHDKTFEIPVTGTVRLVDQAGNAVLEQTVSAGDIFRACQTKDAPIRDWVKLAVTRARATGDPAVFWLDEDRAHDAQLIAKVKQYLPEHDTEGLDIRILPPVEATKLSVERIRRGENTISVTGNVLRDYLTDLFPILELGTSAKMLSVVPLMAGGGLFETGAGGSAPKHVQQLVKENYLRWDSLGEFFALVPSFEQYAEATGNARAKVLADTLDRATATFLNEDKSPTRRVGGIDNRGSHFYLSLYWAQELARQTDDADLAKAFAPLAESLAVDEQKIVDELIAVQGKPADIGGYYQVDKAKADAVMRPSATWNAALASLS; translated from the coding sequence GTGACTGACTCGACCATCATCTACACCTACACAGACGAGGCCCCGGCCCTGGCGACGCATTCGTTCCTGCCGGTGATCCAGGCGTACGCCTCGCAGGCCGGTGTGCCGGTCACGACGCGCGACATCTCGCTGGCCGGGCGCATCATCGCCCACTTCCCGGAGTACCTGAACGAGGACCAGCGCATCCCGGACGCGCTGGCCGAACTGGGCGACCTGGCCAAGACGCCCGAGGCCAACATCGTCAAGCTGCCGAACATCTCGGCGTCCATCCCGCAGCTGCGCGCCGCCGTCGCCGAGCTCCAGGGCAAGGGCTACGCGCTGCCGGACTACCCGGACGACCCGAAGACCGACGAGGAGCGCGAGATCCGCGCCCGCTACGACAAGGTCAAGGGCTCCGCCGTCAACCCGGTGCTGCGTGAGGGCAACTCCGACCGCCGCGCCCCGGCCTCGGTGAAGAACTACGCCAAGACCCACCCGCACCGCATGGGCGCCTGGAGCTCCGACTCCAAGACCGAGGTGGCCACCATGGGTGTGGACGACTTCCGCTCCACGGAGAAGTCCGTGGTGATCTCCGAGGCGGGTGCGCTGCGCATCGAGCTCAAGGGTGACGACGGCTCGACCACCGTGCTGCGCGAGTCCGTCCCGGTCCTTGAGGGCGAGGTCGTCGACGCCTCCGTGCTGCGCGTCGCCGCGCTGCGCGAGTTCCTGACCGCGCAGGTCGCCCGCGCCAAGCAGGAGGGCGTCCTGTTCTCCGTGCACCTGAAGGCCACGATGATGAAGGTCTCCGACCCGATCATCTTCGGTCACGTGGTGCGCTCCTTCTTCCCGAAGACGTTCGCGAAGTACGGCGAGACGTTCGCCGCCGCCGGTCTGACCCCGAACGACGGTCTGGGCGGCATCCTCAAGGGCATCGAGGCCCTGCCCGAGGGCGCCGAGATCAAGGCCTCCTTCGACGCCGAGCTGGCCGAGGGCCCCGCGCTGGCCATGGTCGACTCCGACAAGGGCATCACCAACCTGCACGTCCCCTCCGACGTGATCGTGGACGCCTCGATGCCGGCCATGATCCGCACCTCCGGCCACATGTGGGGCCCGGACGGCCAGGAGGCGGACACCCTCGCGGTGCTGCCGGACTCCTCCTACGCCGGTGTCTACCAGGCCGTGATCGAGGACTGCCGCGCCCACGGCGCCTACGACCCCTCGACCATGGGCTCCGTCCCGAACGTCGGCCTCATGGCGCAGAAGGCCGAGGAGTACGGCAGCCACGACAAGACCTTCGAGATCCCGGTCACCGGCACCGTCCGCCTGGTCGACCAGGCCGGCAACGCCGTCCTGGAGCAGACCGTCTCGGCCGGCGACATCTTCCGCGCCTGCCAGACCAAGGACGCCCCGATCCGCGACTGGGTCAAGCTGGCCGTCACCCGCGCCCGCGCCACCGGCGACCCGGCCGTGTTCTGGCTGGACGAGGACCGCGCCCACGACGCCCAGCTGATCGCCAAGGTCAAGCAGTACCTGCCGGAGCACGACACCGAGGGCCTGGACATCAGGATCCTGCCCCCGGTCGAGGCCACCAAGCTGTCGGTGGAGCGCATCCGCCGCGGCGAGAACACCATCTCGGTCACCGGCAACGTGCTGCGTGACTACCTGACCGACCTGTTCCCGATCCTGGAGCTGGGCACCAGCGCCAAGATGCTGTCGGTCGTCCCGCTGATGGCGGGCGGCGGCCTGTTCGAGACGGGCGCCGGCGGCTCCGCGCCGAAGCACGTCCAGCAGCTGGTCAAGGAGAACTACCTGCGCTGGGACTCCCTCGGTGAGTTCTTCGCCCTGGTGCCGTCCTTCGAGCAGTACGCCGAGGCCACCGGCAACGCCCGCGCCAAGGTCCTCGCCGACACCCTCGACCGCGCCACGGCGACCTTCCTCAACGAGGACAAGTCCCCGACCCGTCGCGTCGGCGGCATCGACAACCGCGGCAGCCACTTCTACCTGTCCCTGTACTGGGCGCAGGAGCTGGCCCGGCAGACCGACGACGCCGACCTGGCCAAGGCGTTCGCGCCGCTGGCCGAGTCCCTCGCGGTCGACGAGCAGAAGATCGTGGACGAGCTGATCGCGGTCCAGGGCAAGCCGGCCGACATCGGCGGCTACTACCAGGTCGACAAGGCCAAGGCGGACGCCGTCATGCGCCCGTCGGCCACCTGGAACGCGGCGCTCGCGTCCCTGAGCTAA
- a CDS encoding bifunctional o-acetylhomoserine/o-acetylserine sulfhydrylase — protein sequence MSTQPDTSAWSFETKQIHAGAAPDPATGARATPVYQTTSFVFRDTRHAADLFSLAEPGNIYTRIHNPTTDVFEQRIAALEGGVGAVALASGQAAETLAILTLAGAGDHIVSSTSLYGGTYNLFRHTLPKFGIEVSFVDDPDDPDAWRAAIRPTTKALFAESLGNPRGNVLDIRAVADVAHAAGVPLIVDNTVPTPYLLRPIEHGADIVVHSATKFLGGHGTAIAGVVVDGGTFDFGAHADRFPDFSEPDPSYHGLRYWPALGPGAFAVKLRVQLLRDLGPALSPHSAFLLLQGVETLSLRLERHTANAQALAEWLEQRDEVSVVHYPGLESSTWYDAGQKYLPRGAGAVISFELRGGVEAGKRFVDAVELFSHLANIGDVRSLIIHPASTTHSQLTEEQLAATGTAPGLVRLSVGIENLADLKADLEAGFRAAKGTS from the coding sequence ATGAGCACGCAGCCCGACACGTCGGCCTGGTCCTTCGAGACGAAGCAGATCCACGCCGGAGCCGCCCCCGACCCGGCGACCGGCGCCCGGGCGACACCGGTGTACCAGACCACGTCCTTCGTCTTCCGCGACACGCGACACGCGGCCGACCTGTTCTCGCTGGCCGAGCCCGGCAACATCTACACCCGGATCCACAACCCCACCACGGACGTGTTCGAGCAGCGGATCGCCGCGCTGGAGGGCGGGGTCGGCGCGGTCGCGCTCGCCTCGGGGCAGGCGGCCGAGACCCTGGCGATCCTGACGCTGGCCGGCGCCGGGGACCACATCGTCTCCAGCACCTCGCTGTACGGCGGCACGTACAACCTCTTCCGGCACACCCTGCCCAAGTTCGGCATCGAGGTGTCCTTCGTGGACGACCCGGACGACCCCGACGCCTGGCGGGCGGCGATCCGGCCGACCACCAAGGCGCTGTTCGCCGAGTCGCTCGGCAACCCGCGCGGCAATGTGCTGGACATCCGTGCGGTCGCCGACGTGGCCCACGCGGCCGGGGTCCCGCTGATCGTGGACAACACCGTGCCGACCCCGTATCTGCTGCGGCCGATCGAGCACGGCGCCGACATCGTGGTGCACTCGGCGACCAAGTTCCTGGGCGGGCACGGCACCGCCATCGCCGGTGTCGTGGTGGACGGCGGCACCTTCGACTTCGGCGCGCACGCCGACCGCTTCCCGGACTTCTCCGAGCCCGACCCGAGCTACCACGGTCTGCGCTACTGGCCGGCGCTCGGCCCGGGCGCGTTCGCGGTCAAGCTGCGCGTGCAGCTGCTGCGCGACCTCGGCCCGGCGCTCTCCCCGCACTCGGCGTTCCTGCTGCTCCAAGGCGTGGAGACGCTGAGCCTGCGGCTGGAGCGGCACACCGCCAACGCACAGGCCCTCGCGGAGTGGCTGGAGCAACGCGACGAAGTGTCGGTCGTCCACTATCCGGGCCTGGAGTCCAGCACGTGGTACGACGCCGGGCAGAAGTACCTGCCGCGCGGGGCCGGTGCCGTGATCTCCTTCGAGCTGCGCGGCGGGGTCGAGGCGGGCAAGCGGTTCGTCGACGCCGTCGAGCTGTTCAGCCATCTCGCCAACATCGGTGACGTGCGCAGCCTGATCATCCATCCGGCGTCCACCACGCACAGCCAGCTCACCGAGGAGCAGCTCGCGGCGACCGGCACCGCTCCGGGCCTGGTGCGGCTGTCGGTCGGCATCGAGAACCTGGCCGACCTCAAGGCGGACCTGGAGGCCGGCTTCCGCGCGGCCAAGGGCACGTCCTGA
- the metX gene encoding homoserine O-acetyltransferase MetX, translating to MTESGAPVTGAWREGDPPGHRQWWTAEKPLPLEAGGELPGVRLAFETWGRIAPDASNAVLVLHALTGDSHASGPAGPGHPSPGWWAGLVGPGLALDTDRWFVVAPNVLGGCQGSTGPASPRPDGRRAWGGAFPFLTQRDQVAAEAALANTLGIARWALVVGGSMGGMRAVEWAVSYPERTGALLLLATTAAASAEQIAWAGIQLHAVRADPHWQGGDYHGTGHGPHAGLGLARRLAQVTYRSEPELTARFGRAPQDTEDPWQGGRYQVESYLDHHAAKLVRRFDAGSYVVLSEAMNAHDVGRGRGGLRTALARVTAPTLVAGIDSDRLYPLAQQRELAALIPGADAVRVIESPYGHDGFLIETGQVGVLVRELLG from the coding sequence ATGACCGAGAGCGGGGCGCCGGTCACCGGTGCCTGGCGCGAGGGGGATCCGCCGGGCCACCGGCAGTGGTGGACGGCCGAGAAGCCGCTCCCGCTGGAGGCGGGCGGTGAACTCCCGGGTGTGCGGCTGGCGTTCGAGACATGGGGGCGGATCGCGCCGGACGCGTCCAACGCGGTGCTGGTCCTCCACGCGCTGACCGGCGACAGCCACGCCTCGGGCCCCGCCGGCCCGGGCCACCCCTCCCCCGGCTGGTGGGCGGGGCTGGTGGGCCCGGGTCTGGCCCTGGACACCGACCGCTGGTTCGTGGTGGCGCCCAATGTGCTGGGCGGCTGCCAGGGCAGCACCGGCCCCGCCTCCCCGCGTCCGGACGGCCGCCGGGCCTGGGGCGGTGCCTTCCCGTTCCTCACCCAGCGCGACCAGGTGGCGGCGGAGGCCGCGCTCGCGAACACGCTGGGCATCGCGCGCTGGGCGCTGGTCGTCGGCGGCTCGATGGGCGGGATGCGGGCCGTGGAGTGGGCGGTGTCGTACCCGGAGCGGACCGGTGCGCTGCTGCTGCTCGCCACCACGGCGGCGGCGAGCGCGGAACAGATCGCCTGGGCCGGCATCCAGCTGCACGCCGTCCGCGCCGACCCGCACTGGCAGGGCGGCGACTACCACGGCACGGGCCACGGCCCGCACGCCGGCCTGGGCCTGGCCCGCCGCCTCGCCCAGGTCACCTACCGCAGCGAACCGGAACTGACGGCCCGCTTCGGCCGAGCCCCGCAGGACACCGAGGACCCCTGGCAGGGCGGCCGCTACCAGGTCGAGTCCTACCTGGACCATCACGCGGCGAAGCTGGTGCGCCGATTCGACGCGGGCAGCTACGTCGTCCTCAGCGAGGCGATGAACGCCCACGACGTCGGCCGGGGCCGAGGCGGACTCCGCACCGCCCTGGCTCGCGTGACGGCTCCCACCCTGGTGGCCGGCATCGACTCCGACCGCCTCTATCCGCTCGCCCAGCAGCGGGAGCTGGCCGCGCTGATCCCGGGCGCGGACGCAGTACGCGTGATCGAGTCGCCGTACGGGCACGACGGGTTCCTGATCGAGACGGGGCAAGTGGGTGTGCTGGTGCGGGAGTTGCTCGGCTGA